The DNA region ACATGGAGACCATGACTGAACTGTACCGGAGGAAAGTAGATCATGAATGTTCACTTCCAACGGGGCAACATGTTACTATCGCCCAAGGAACTATGCACACATCATTCAGGGCATCTCCGGGTGATATTCCTCCCTCAACACCAGGCCCAGCTGTCTGTACAGATTTCCAGGAGCAACCATCCACATCGTATGTTGGTGGGCAATGTCAAGGGAACAATTCCCCTGAACTCTTTGATGAACTTCCTCCTGCTTATGCTCCTGATGGTTGTCCTGTCACTCCTACTAGTAACATTATAGATGATGACAACACAGTAGAGAACATCAACAGGGATGTTCAGAATGTTGTGGAAGTCACTGATCCCCTTCAGAATGAAGGCTGCATTGGAACCGTGCAATGTGTGAGCAATGCTGGAACATCTTCCTTGCAATGCGCAGTTGCacctcaacaaaaacaaaataaaccatgcAGTTCTCGTACTGGGAGgataatcaagaaaaaaaaattattttccccaTAAGGGAAAACATTTATAGGGAAAAGGTTCTGTTTTGAAACCTCAGATATGTTTCAGCATTCAATGTTTACCCTGTTATGTGCCCGATAAAGAGGGACTTTAACCATTTCTCCTTGAACCAAATTAAAATTTAGTTTTCATGTTAAGGAAAACGTTTGTATGTCACCATGTGCATATGGATATGTTCTCACATAATGTATATACAGTTTATATAAATGCCTGCTTTCTTTACATAATGGAAAACAAGTCAACAGACggttttttttgtaaagaaaaaagatatttattcgtgtttaaaaatgttaagttATATTGTTGACAAAATACAGCTGTGTTATCTGAAATTGGTCTGCCCTCCTTAATATACTTAAACATTtccacagcaatagcaatattatACAGCAATGGTTTCTAGAACAGCCTTCCTTTTGATTTTAAAGTTTGGTATTATCCTTAAGGTCTTCACAGTCTAACATTGCAATGGTAGGGACCATGATGTATTATTAGAAATGTAATATATACGATCCATTTTTACACCATTGTTTTCCTATATTCCCAAAAATGATATTTGAAACATCAATATAGCAATTGTTTAACACTACAAAAtagatttccaaaatttgggtAAACAATGAAACTAATCTATAACAGTcgggtatttataccccacaatAATATATACACCACCAGCAGAACCtgattggaaaaaaaaagttaaaagaaaaaagattctaaACAACCGTGATTCAACATTGCCGTCTTGTAAAGTTATTCACATGTTGTACAAGACACCTTGTCAAACACATGTATTTCAACATTAATAGATTGATACAAAGGTAAACCAAGAAAAAACGTTTTGAACAGATCAATGCTGTTGGCATAACCGAGGTGATGttataaaacatcaaataatgtcAGTTTCTGGTGTTACCGACCCAAAATAATGCTAGTTACTGCAGATCTAACAGTTTGACCCTCTTTTTTGTGATCGGTAGAGTGTCCTCTGATGTTATTTGAGAAAGCTGGGAGGACAATTTTCGCAGGTGGTTCAACATCGGGATCAAGGACTTCTCCCCTCGTCTCACAAATATTGTGCAGGATGGCACATGCTGTAACCACAGAGATAAAATTTTcctctttcacagttagtctACCAGAAAGACAACCCCACCTAGATTTCAATCGCGCAAAACATCTCTCCACCACGCACCTTGCCTTACAATGGGCAGTGTTATAAGCAAGTTTGTCAGGTGTTAATTCTCCACGATATGGTGTCATTAGCCATTTCCTGATTGGGTAGGCACCATCCCCTATAATCAGTGGTGGAATGGCTACATCGTGGACATGCAGGGTGGGATTTCCAGGCACAAAACAGCCTTCATCCATCACTTCACAGATAGCGGAATTTTTAAATATGTGGCTATCGTGAGATCTCCCACAATTCCCTACTTCTATGTCGATAAGCCTTCCACTGTGGTCTGTAGTTGCTTGCAGAACAATTGAAAATCCCTGCTTGCGGTTGATGTATTCCTCTCTGCGTCCCAGCGGTGGGCAAACAGAAATATGAGTGCCATCAATAGCTCCTATGCAGTGTGGGAATCCAAGTCTCTGAAATCCATCCATAATCTGAAAAAAGGCAAAGGTATAATAAATTTGGGATATCAGAAAAAGGGGGTTAATATATTTCATATCAgataatgcattattattattattattattattattattattattggtatatgAAACTGGGATCAAAGAGACAAAAGCATAACAAGGACAATAGAAATTATTATGGTTTATATACCTAGAACACACTGAAGGGGAATCCAGATGTTACTTGTTCACATATCAACTCTTACAAACATATCAAGATA from Sceloporus undulatus isolate JIND9_A2432 ecotype Alabama unplaced genomic scaffold, SceUnd_v1.1 scaffold_16, whole genome shotgun sequence includes:
- the LOC121917385 gene encoding uncharacterized protein LOC121917385: MLHFEGATGEQLGDLERRADDTSGGTDVRNDPDEEQEQPNVLLSPGTRLRSNRNRNRRARRGEHIARTIMQSASREAQLTRRTQERFMEIVHDSMKDCRRTEMELVNIMKEDVRRSAQDRQRMLQYMETMTELYRRKVDHECSLPTGQHVTIAQGTMHTSFRASPGDIPPSTPGPAVCTDFQEQPSTSYVGGQCQGNNSPELFDELPPAYAPDGCPVTPTSNIIDDDNTVENINRDVQNVVEVTDPLQNEGCIGTVQCVSNAGTSSLQCAVAPQQKQNKPCSSRTGRIIKKKKLFSP
- the LOC121917386 gene encoding protein ALP1-like, which produces MYRKAASRFEVGISTAAEIAIEVCLAMEKLLLRKTIQLGNYQTIMDGFQRLGFPHCIGAIDGTHISVCPPLGRREEYINRKQGFSIVLQATTDHSGRLIDIEVGNCGRSHDSHIFKNSAICEVMDEGCFVPGNPTLHVHDVAIPPLIIGDGAYPIRKWLMTPYRGELTPDKLAYNTAHCKARCVVERCFARLKSRWGCLSGRLTVKEENFISVVTACAILHNICETRGEVLDPDVEPPAKIVLPAFSNNIRGHSTDHKKEGQTVRSAVTSIILGR